DNA from Hippoglossus hippoglossus isolate fHipHip1 chromosome 13, fHipHip1.pri, whole genome shotgun sequence:
GCTCAACAAAGAACATGTATAAAAACATGATGGCTACAGACTTAAACATCTGTAGCTgcagttttaaatgtgtatgAGCAAACTGACAGTTCAGTTCAATCCGACAGATGATGAGAGGTGCGATTTGATATTTCATAGGCTACATTGTATTTGCTGTAGACCAGCAATACTACACAAAGACTAATGTTGTCACTGGAAATCTCGTAATCCTTGCgacaaaaatcaaaaacatgaacCAACTAAAATGTCCCGCTTGTTTTTAACACAAATGCCCCAGGCCTGCATGAACCGCAAAATGTATCAAAGATGGTTTGATCAGTAATAGTAAAATTGTCTTAGACAATTATACTATACTTCCTTAGTGGGTAAATGATTAGAATAAGAAGAGACATTGACCTGATTGTCTCATGgatattttctttgttctgggaaaaacaaaagatgacaTTTCCTCTGGGTTCTTGTTCTATGCTCTGATAACTTTATTATGAGAGCTGCATCTGAAATTCCATTTGAGAGAAATTATCCAGTAACATTTGTCtgcaaacatttgaaaagataATAACACAAATTTCACTATACCCAACATGGAAAATCAATCATtacaacacaaagcaaacagtcATGCAGATACAATCTGAATGTTTTGCTTTGCTTACAGAGGAATCTGTGGCCCTTTGGTCACAATTATTCCCGAAAACCGTATTTACTATGTATGCATGTCactgtgcatgtacatgtgAGATGTGTATGTATGGATACAGCCTATAATAAGCAAAAGAGTATCCAGCACTCGCCTGTCCAAACAATAGAGAGATGGATGTCGTTCCTGCAGTCAGCACATTACATACACTCAGAGGCTCAAAGGCTTGGAGCAGCGGCAGCAAGGATcaagagaaatggagagaatatggaggtgaagaaaaaaacagagatcacagagaaactgcagaacaaattaaaatagaagagggagaaaatatataaacaatttaGGAAGAAAGTTAGGAACAGACAGTGAGAGTGGTGGcaactgtgtgtgcgtgtgtgtgtgagagaggtgaGAGTGGTGTAGTATAAAGCCAAGCAAACTTTCTGCTGATGGCAGTGACTGTCCCTCCGTCCCCCACAATGGTGTTGGACAACAAAACAGTCAGCAGAGTCAGCAAAGCTCGTGCACAGATAAGCAGCGTGACCTCTAACCCCTGGACCACGCTCTAAACAGCTCgcagccaatcaggagccagAATCCTGCCTCAATAGACTTGGTCTggatgtgaatatatatatatatcctcaCTCACGACGCCTGCGTCAATCACTTTCTCCAAAGCTCGGTCCATTTCAACCTGCTGTTGTAAGTGTAAGTCTCCACTCTCAGGTCTTTTAACTCTTTCAGAACTGACAAAATCACTGGTTTATGGGAAAATTTGGGTTTTACTGTTAACGCACACTTTGGACTAATAGAACCAGATGAGGATTGATTCCTCTTGAAACTTGACTTTGAACTGAGATGATGTAAAATGCAGTAGGGTGTGATTTTTAAGTTCTAGAGCTGCTCTCATGTCCCGATGTAGAATTAATGACAGAGATCAGGGACTGTGttgaagatggatggatggatgtttatttgtttaaaggtTGAGTATTCCTGCTCTAATTTAAAGGACACAatgtcagtgtttatactggGAATTTTCACTTTTACTGGAAATACAGTCAACATTGTGCTACCAATGCTTGCATATACCagaagtttttttacttttcttcattttgattttcacatttaattctgtggaaaaaaagaaatcctcaaGATTTATATTTGGTGCATCAAGGAGAAAAAACGTTGTAATGGGCTATTTACAAAATGATTTAATCGTAAACCCTTGAGAATCTCGTGTTTTCTGATTCCAGTGATTTAAGATCTAACCTTGCTGTAATTTTGTAAACGTGTACTCCAGGGTGTGTCAgtacactgtgacatcacagtcgGGCGTGGTTACACCATCACTGATGTTGGGTGTGGTCAGAGGTGAAATCGACTTAAATCTTTTAACCAGAGAGGACAGTGAAACCCAGATAGCTCTTTATAGCCTTCGTTATGTTGATATTATTgaatttcaatttaattttatctatttatttatttgtccatttatttatatttttgcctGTTTTTATGATTTAGCATATACTTTtgaattaagtttttttattactttcagATTAGTTTCCTGTTAATAcacaatatttttgtttttgattttgcTCACTTTACTACACATATTCTCTCTCAGGATTTCATTATATAATCCTCATTTTAtaaattctatttatttctatacttttcttttttcttttgcttttgttgtcctttattttttatgttgagCATAttgtgttacattttgtttgtatgaaaagtaCTTTATGAAAAAATTATATAGAGAATAAATGGAGCTCAATTTCATCTAGTTCCATTCATTTCTATGTAACTTTAAAGTCATGTGAATATATGAACACCTGCAAAATACAAAGCTCTCAGGCTATGTTAAAGTCATGAATATCTTCATATTGAcattcattacatttaaatagGAAGTTGTTCTTCACTCCATGACATTTGCTGAGGGCCTTCAGGCAGCTCTGATGTTgatgaatgaatttaaatgttgactTGAGTAAAAGAAGCAGCTTTCCAGTGACTCTTATAAACAAGAGGAATCCTTGTGCTCACacatatgtttttttacatgcCACATACATGTATACTGTGTTGTAGTACATTTTGTATTCCAGCAACGAAGAAATGGTAATTACTCTTTTCACATCCTCACACTGACTGATTTTTTTGCCTCTGCTTTCTCCAGAACTGATCATGTCTCACTCAGGTGCTCAAGGCAGCATTGGCAGCCACTCTACCATTGGGCTGCGCAATTCAAAGGTAACTATATTACAGATTCCAAGAACTACAGAGACTAATTAAGactgcagaaataaaagcatTCTGCTTGTTTTTATTACTCAGATGTACATCTATGAACACGAGAACTTCCAGGGTCGTAAGATTGACCTGTTCGCAGAGTGCCGTAACCTGGCTGAGAAGGGTCTTGAAAAGATTGGCTCCATCAGGGTAGAGAGTGGACCGTAAGTCACCAAACTTTCCATCCACATATGTGACaacattgtatttgtttttcttctgagattaaaagtaaaacaccTATCTTTCCAGCTGGGTGGGTTATGAGCAGCAGAACTTGACCGGGGAGATGTTCATTCTGGAGAAGGGAGAGTACCCTCGCTGGGACACCTGGTCCAACAGCTACAGGTGTGACCGCTTTATGTCAGTCAGGCCCGTCCGCATGGTGAGTAGGGTTCGATCTGCAAGATTTGATGTATATACATATTTGTGCTGCATTTTCCTGTCTATTTCTGCACCTCACATCCATCTATCCTCTCGTCCATCTTTCATTGGTATGGAGGACAGGGCTTTTTACTGGTTTAGGGACATTTGTATTTATAGGTCCTAGCCACTGTCTGTATTTTTTGACTAAACCTTATATTATCACATAACATCAAAGTTTTTCTGCCATTATATTTCTATGTGACGGtttttagaataataataaataaaatagtattCAATTTGTTACCCCCAGAGGTTTGGCCTTGGTCTCTAAAAagttagataaaaaaaacaaccccaacaacaacatccacagTGTCCATATTTTAAGTGGTGACAaagtaatgtgtgtttttctcaggaCCCCCAGGACCATAAGATTTGCCTGTATGAAAGCACAAACTTCGAGGGTCGTAAGATGGAGGTGTGTGACGAGGATATTCCCAGCCTGTGGTCGTACGGCTTCCAGGACCGTGTTGCCAGCATTCAGGTCACTGGTGGAACGTAAGTCACATCTTGTTGCCTCTCTTCAGTTTAGGAGAGAGATTTAAAGTGAAACACACgtattttaaagtttcatttcattaaGGTGATATAACGGAGATCATTTCAACGTGTATAACGTTAATTATGACGATTAGCAGTAGAAATAGGTGAGAGATAGGATTATACAAATTTAACTTCaccatcaagctgcaccaaacttccCACACTCAAAATTATCAGTTCCCtcaatatgccagattttttttcccgctTCAAAATCAATGGCATATTCCCCaggaaatctgtaaaaatgtcaataaataaGCCCTATCTAgtaatgggttttttttaagtgaggaAAAAATTCCTGGAGCTGCCCCCTTATCCAaatccacaccaaaattaaatTGATTCTTCTTGGCTCATGCTCCATTCTTCCATcaagttttatggaaatttGTTCCGTTGGTTTTGTGtgatcttgcttacaaacaaacacacaaagagacagggggggaaacataacctccatggcagAGGTTAATAAAACTGCATACAACTTTGGGTCAACATGATTACAGTCTCGTGGTTTACATCtacttctctcttcttccccaCACAGCTGGGTGGGCTACCAGTACCCTGGCTACCGTGGCTACCAGTACGTGTACGAAATGGGCCCTTACAAGCACTGGAACGAGTGGGGGGCCCACCAACCCCAGATCCAGTCCATCCGCAGGGTGAGGGACATGCAGACGCATCGCAGGGGCTGCTTCGAGATGACCGCATAGAGAGGAGTCCAACAGACTGTGGGCGAAGGGAATAGCAAGGGGTCTGGCTCGCCACGCTGCAAACCATCCCTTGGAGATTCTTCAAGAGCCGCTTAGCTAGTACAAGTTAATGGCTTTTGAATATTGTTATTGCTTTTACTGGTAGGATTTGGGAGTATGTGCCATCGAGAATGATTCTGTTCGGGATAATGTTCTGATTGTCACAGACCTCCAGAGTAACTGTAACACTGGTAAAATCAGTAGCAATGCTCTCTGTCTACAGACCTCATTAAGATTATATGATTCTACCTATTTATGAACGGGGGAATAAAGGGGATGAGTAGATTTAAGGTcatagtttgtgttttattagtttgtttcAAGGCTATTCGCAACCACACCTACAAacctttgattttatttttatttacttgcCTCAGTTAATGCTGAAATGATGCCAATAAGCCTGTTCATCATCTCCTGCTCGTGAGATCCACAGACTTTAGAGAGTTAAGGGACAAACAGATCATATCACGCCTTACAAAGTTCAACCATGGACAGCTCTCAGCTCGGCGCATGCCCTGCAGTAAGGTTACCAGGCAGAAGGAGGCGCTATCTCCTCACCACAGAGCTCAAGACTCACCTCAGTGACTAGAGGAGGGTACTGGCCAGTCTGTGATTAAACAAGAGAAAGGTGGCCTTGCAGGGTTGTGTGTTGCAGATGTGAATATCCTTATGGCCGGCCTGTTTCAGCTCATTGATGGGGCTGTCCAGAGGATTTTACACTTTCTCAGGGATGCTGGCATCTGGAAAGCAACTTTCCAttagaaaaaatgaaataaaaatattataccTGGACAGTTGTCTCATCtccttctttttgttttctctcaaagGACATAACGGTCTTTAGCTCAGGTCAAAAGATACAGGAAACtttatcttaattttttttttacatgaaccAAACTCTGGAGTTCCCTCTAACTCTTTGGGgtattttagcatctttcagctcattcaGATTTTACAGCAATTTTACAGTTCTAGTTGACTATAAGTGTTCCCATCAATGTTGTGGCCAGACATGTCAGGCAGTTGTTTTCAGAAAGTACATGAAAGCAAGCACATCCAAACTTGATCGATAAGGTGTGTGTTGACCGAAGCAATGCAAACCAACTTTGAATTCATATTTGGGTAATGTTTTGGGCCCTGTGCCTGAAACGTTACTTAGGAGGTAACTAAAAGGTTTTTGGGAGCATGATGGTGTACAGATATTTCTTGTGTTCTGGTTGTATTGCTTCAGGCCACTGTTGGCAACCAAAAAAAGCTGGTGAATATAGTGATGTATTTAGCAGGTGGAGCCAGGGCTGGGATCCatcaggagctggtggagaccaaaataaagcaaaaaagaaCAGTAAATGTTGGTTTACATCCATCATGAAGTGAAAAATGTCACCCCAAAATAATAGTTTGTTCACTGTCAGTTGCGTGGGTAACAGGTTTTTCATAACAACTTAATATACCAAGGTTGATTAGCAGGTTGTTCTTCtgccccaagtggccaaaaagcGATTAAAATTTAATCTGTTTTAAAAAGAACAGGCCACGTGATGCTACCTTATATGTTGAAACAtgcaaccatagactgtaaataaaaagcatGCAACATGGAAAAAATTTAAGGCCCAGGATATTTTATTAAACTGAGGTTTAGGGAGCAAAGTGAAGCTGACCTCTATTTATTTCTGTACATGGGgatctcttctctctttttcacacCTAGAGGACACATCCTTTCAAGAGATTATTTCTGACACGTGTGGACTTCTTTTATAAAGTTGGTAGTATTGAGTAACGAGTAAAGTCTGACCCAACTACATTACCCATAATCCTCTGCTTATGAGGAGAACAGTTTATTGACTTTACCTGAGTTCAGGTTAATATCAgtgttcctgtttgttttcctaCATGTGTTTGTAGGGGTTGCACCTCTGTGTGCTGAGTGTGTGGGTATGGAAAgacactgaatgtgtgtgtgtgtgtgtgtgtgtgtgtgtgtgtgtgtgtgtgtatgtgtgtgtgcagatgacGAGGCGCGCAGACCTGTCAGCCATGCACCTCTGGTCGGTTTAAAGCCACAGGATTTGGATTAAATAGCTTGTGAGAGAGCCGATGAGCCTtgggcgagggagggagggagggagggaggaggaaagctAAGGGCTGATTTTTATCTTTTACCGGAtcgagggagggaggaggaggaggaggaggcggcacGGAGAATGAGTTATTCTTGTAGCCACACAGAGCCTGTTTGCTGCGCAGAGTATTAGCCTGCGCGTCACCAGAAGCCCCGACGCAAGTAAAATCGGCTCCTGCGGCGAACGACGCCGAGagagcatcatcatcaccatcatcttcatctccaGCAGAACCCCCGGCTTCCCGTCAGGTCGCTCGCCGACTCAAACAGCACCTCTTCCGCTGGACATGAAAGTGCAGCAGGGCTGCAACTCAGCAGACATGGGGATCCCGGCTACAACCGAAGAAGAGCTGCG
Protein-coding regions in this window:
- the crybb1l3 gene encoding crystallin, beta B1, like 3 is translated as MSHSGAQGSIGSHSTIGLRNSKMYIYEHENFQGRKIDLFAECRNLAEKGLEKIGSIRVESGPWVGYEQQNLTGEMFILEKGEYPRWDTWSNSYRCDRFMSVRPVRMDPQDHKICLYESTNFEGRKMEVCDEDIPSLWSYGFQDRVASIQVTGGTWVGYQYPGYRGYQYVYEMGPYKHWNEWGAHQPQIQSIRRVRDMQTHRRGCFEMTA